The DNA window AACCAGAATAAAACAAAAAAGATTCTAAAAATACACTAGCTATCTTCTTTTTTAAAATGTTTTTTTCTAAGTAAATTTTTAAAATTATATTGACTTTATTTTGCAAAAATTGATTTTCTGCACTCCATTGATAAGCTGCATCTACTTGAGATGTAGAACATAATGTCGAAAAGATCGAACTGTATGAACGTGCATGTACTGCTTCCATAAAGCAAATATTAGAAATTACAGCTTTTTCGTGAATAGTTGCTGAGTCCTTCATTAATGAAGGAGCACCGATTATATTTTGCAAAGTATCTAGCAATGTTAATCCAGTAAATACTCGTATAGTCAAATTACGTTCTTGCAAAGTAAGAGTTTTCCAGGACGAAAAATCATTAGATAATGGTATCTTTTCCGGTAACCAAAAATTGGAAGTTAAATGATTCCATACTTCTAAATCTTTTTCATCTTCTAAGCGATTCCAGTTAATTGCATATATATGTGATTTATGATCGTTTTCAGTATTATGCATAAATAACTCCTGATGTTAGTTATTAATATTATAATGCACAGGATACGCATCCAGAAACTTCAGTGCCTTTTAAGGTTAATTGACGAATACGAACATAATATAATGTTTTAATCCCTTTTTTCCATGCGTATATTTGTGCTTTATTAATATCTCTTGTAGTAACATTATCTCTAAAAAATAAAGTCAAAGATAATCCTTGATCGATATGTTGAGTGGCAGCAGCATATACATCTATGATTTTTTTTGGACCAATTTCATATGCATCTTTATAATAACATAGGTTGTTATTTGTCATATACGGTGCAGGATAATATACGCGTCCAATTTTTCCTTCTTTTCTAATTTCTATCCGAGATACAATAGGATGTATACTAGAAGTAGAATGATTAATATAAGAAATTGATCCAGTTGGCGGAATAGCTTGTAAATTTTGGTTATACAATCCATATTTTTTTACGCTTTTTGCTAAAGCTTTCCATTCTTCTTGAGTAGGTAAATGAATTTTATTTTTTTTAAACAAATGAAGTACTCGATGATTTTTGGGTTTCCAAGTTTGAGTAGTATATTTTAAAAAATATTTTCCATTTGCATAATTTGATTTTGAGAAACCCCAAAACTTTTTTTTTCTTTCAATAGCTAATAAATTTGATGTTCGAATTGCATGATACGTAATAATATAAAAATATAGATTGGTAAATTCAATTGATTCTGGACTACCATAATAAATTTTTTCCCGAGCTAAATATCCATGTAAATTCATTTGTCCTAATCCGATTGCATGAGATTTATTATTTCCATTTAAAATAGAAGATACCGAATGTATTTGACTTATATCTGATACTGCCGTTAAACTCCTTATAGCAATTTCTACTGTACGACCTAAGTTGGAAGACTCCATAGTATTAGCAATATTTAAAGATCCTAAATTACAAGATATGTCTGTTCCTATTTTTTTATAGCTTAAATCTTCATTATATTCTGAAGGGCTATTTACTTGTAAAATTTCAGAACATAAATTACTCATATTAATATGTCCAAAAATAGGATTAGTACGATTTACAGTATCTTCAAACATAATATATGGATATCCAGATTCAAATTGAATTTCAGCTAATTTTTGAAAAAAATTACGTGCATTAATTGTAGTTTTTTTAATTCGTTTATCTTGAGATAAGTTATGATAAATTTCGCTAATAACTAATTCTGAAAATGGTT is part of the Wigglesworthia glossinidia endosymbiont of Glossina morsitans morsitans (Yale colony) genome and encodes:
- the nrdF gene encoding class 1b ribonucleoside-diphosphate reductase subunit beta, which gives rise to MHNTENDHKSHIYAINWNRLEDEKDLEVWNHLTSNFWLPEKIPLSNDFSSWKTLTLQERNLTIRVFTGLTLLDTLQNIIGAPSLMKDSATIHEKAVISNICFMEAVHARSYSSIFSTLCSTSQVDAAYQWSAENQFLQNKVNIILKIYLEKNILKKKIASVFLESFLFYSGFYLPMYYSSRGKLTNTADLIRLIIRDEAVHGYYIGYKFQKSLIILNQQEKKDTENFTFLLLKELYNNELLYTKSLYEKIFSTSDIISFLNYNANKALMNLGYEPLFPESKTNVNPDILSALSPNSNENHDFFSGSGSSYVMGKSVSTKDEDWIF
- the nrdE gene encoding class 1b ribonucleoside-diphosphate reductase subunit alpha, with amino-acid sequence MHKIDYHALNAMLNLYDDKGHLQLEKDALAIKSYFNKHVLPNTRDFISLQDRISYLVQEGYYELKILNNYKKNFVYSLFNQSKKQGFRFQTFMGVLKFYSSYALKTFDGKYYLENFEDRTCMVALTLGGGNELFAMNIMKEILSGRFQPATPTFLNCGKKQRGEYISCFLLRIEDNMESIGRAINAALQLSKRGGGVSFLLTNLRESGAPIKYVKHQSSGIVPIMKMLEDAFSYANQLGARQGAGAVYLHAHHPDILKFLDTKKENADEKTRIKTLSLGVIIPDITFQLAKENKEMYLFSPYDVEKVYHQPFSELVISEIYHNLSQDKRIKKTTINARNFFQKLAEIQFESGYPYIMFEDTVNRTNPIFGHINMSNLCSEILQVNSPSEYNEDLSYKKIGTDISCNLGSLNIANTMESSNLGRTVEIAIRSLTAVSDISQIHSVSSILNGNNKSHAIGLGQMNLHGYLAREKIYYGSPESIEFTNLYFYIITYHAIRTSNLLAIERKKKFWGFSKSNYANGKYFLKYTTQTWKPKNHRVLHLFKKNKIHLPTQEEWKALAKSVKKYGLYNQNLQAIPPTGSISYINHSTSSIHPIVSRIEIRKEGKIGRVYYPAPYMTNNNLCYYKDAYEIGPKKIIDVYAAATQHIDQGLSLTLFFRDNVTTRDINKAQIYAWKKGIKTLYYVRIRQLTLKGTEVSGCVSCAL